The Bacillaceae bacterium IKA-2 DNA window ATTCAAAAAAAACGGTAACGCATCTTTTTGACCCTTACTGAGAAGCTAAGATTATTATTATTTTTCTTTGCTCATTTCTCCATGTAAATTACTTAATTTTTGTTCTAAACCTTTTACCTCCTCATTAGAAAGGTTCAATAACACATCACTTAAATAATCTTGACGTTTTATAATCACTTCTCGAATAATTGTTGCTCCTTTTTCAAGTAAATGAATTCGGACAACCCGCCGATCATTTTGATCTTTCAATCGTTCCACTAATCCGTTTTTTTCCATTCGATCGATTAAGTCAGTTGTTGTACTACATGCTAAATACATTTTTGTTGATAACTCACCAATTGTCATATCTCCATGTTCATGCAGCCATTGCAAAGCAACAAACTGCGGTGGAGTAATTGGAAACTGCGTTAATATTTCTCGCCCTTTTTGTTTCACTATATCTGCAATCATTCTTAATGACTTTTCTATATTGGCTACTTGCTGCATTTTATCATCAATTTTTTGGTCCATATCCAGCCTCCCTGAAGATTTACTATCTAGTTCAGTATTCATAATTACATTTTCCTTGTTTTTCACTATAAATTCAAGTCCCACACGACAGACATTCTGAAAAAACCTGTGTTTTTTACAATAATCTTTAGATTTTCTTTATTAAAAGAGCAAAAAAGGGCTATTTATTAAATAGCCCCCAATTAAAAACCTATATTCTACTTGAGTGAATTTCATAATTACCTAAAATTAAAAGAATGACCCTTTCCAACTCTTTTTTAAAAAAATAGCAATCCAAGACCAATAATGAAGCCTGATACAAAAAGAACTATGATACAAAACCCCATAATGTCTTTTGCTTTTAAACCTGCAATTGCCAAAGCTGGTAATGCCCAGAATGGCTGGATCATATTCGTCCATGCGTCTCCCCAAGCTACTGCCATTGCAGTTTTTGCTGCCGATACACCCAAATTACTTCCAGCTTCTAACATAATTGGTGCCTGCACTGCCCATTGGCCACCACCTGATGGAACAAAGAAGTTAACAATACCTGCACTTATGAAAGCAAATAGCGGAAATGTCGTTTCAGTTGAAATAACTACAAACCATTCCGACATTAATCCAGCAAGTCCTGAGGCAACCATCATTCCCATGATCCCTGCATAAAAAGGAAACTGGATAATAATACCACCAGCATTTTTCACTGCATTTGCAACAGAGTCTAAAAAGTTTCGTGGTGTTTTATGAAATAAAATTCCTAGAAATAAGAAGATAAAATTAACAATATTTAAATTTAAACTGAAACCATTTTGAGATATATAGTATAAAATAAATGTTATCCCGAGCAAACCTGTTGCCATCGACAAAATCACACTATTCTCCATCCGTGTTGCCGGAGTAATCTCTTCTGTTGCAGCCTGTTTACTTACTTCATCTTCTACAAGTAAGCTTTTGTCAACATGGACAGCTTCCTTATTATTCATCATTAGCCTATTTAAAATAGGTAACGTAACAAAAAGGGCAACAACAATAACTAGATTAAAAGTTGAAAAAATTGTTGCACTAGTTGGAATGATCCCAATTAGCTCTTCAGAGAAGTGTCCTGGTGTTGCTATTGTTAATGGGATTGAACCCGCTAATCCCCCGTGCCAAACGATAAACCCTGAATAAGCACTTGCTATTAAAAGTCGGTAATCAACTTTTGCTACCTGTCTTGCCAATTCTTTAGCAAAAAGGGCACCAATAACTAAACCAAATCCCCAGTTAATCCAACTTGCAGCTAAACTAACAACTGTAACTAAAATGATTGCCGACCCTGGAGTTTTTGCAAAACTAGCTAACTTTTTTAAGACATTTTTGAAGAACGGACTGCTTGCCAGTACATATCCAGTAACTAAAACCAGGACCATTTGCATCGCAAATGCTAATAAACTCCAAAAACCGTCTCCCCAATAAACAACCATGTCTAGCGGTGAACTACTAGTTAGTACTAACCCCAACACATATACTACTAATGTTAAAATAATGACGAATAAAAATGGATCTGGTAAATAGCGTTGCATAATTCTGTTTGTAAATGCCGTAAGTGTATTCATTTGCCCATCACCTCTTTTAAGTTTTTTTATTGCTTAACAAGATCTTGTAGCAAGACCTACTAAAATAGTATTCAGAAAATCAACAAATATGTAAACGCTTTCAGATGTTATTTTACCGATACTTCAAAAAGTAACATGATAGCTACAAACTCTCAACGGTTTTAATTGTAAGTGTTTTCAGATAATTTATTCAAGTTTATTCTATGTAATTAAAAAAAGGCTGACCCGTAAACATTTACTTTTCCAAAGTAATCATGTTTACAGGCCAGCTGAAGTATTAAATTACTAAATATCCTAACCGCACCAATTCAATAACTGCTTGGGAGCGCCCCTTTACTCCAAGCTTCTGCATTGTGTTTGAAATGTGATTACGAACAGTCTTCTCACTTATGAATAACTCTTGTGCAATTTCCCTTGTTGTTTTATCTTGAACGAGTAAATCAAATACTTCTTTCTCACGTTTTGTGA harbors:
- a CDS encoding MarR family transcriptional regulator, whose protein sequence is MDQKIDDKMQQVANIEKSLRMIADIVKQKGREILTQFPITPPQFVALQWLHEHGDMTIGELSTKMYLACSTTTDLIDRMEKNGLVERLKDQNDRRVVRIHLLEKGATIIREVIIKRQDYLSDVLLNLSNEEVKGLEQKLSNLHGEMSKEK
- a CDS encoding short-chain fatty acid transporter, translating into MNTLTAFTNRIMQRYLPDPFLFVIILTLVVYVLGLVLTSSSPLDMVVYWGDGFWSLLAFAMQMVLVLVTGYVLASSPFFKNVLKKLASFAKTPGSAIILVTVVSLAASWINWGFGLVIGALFAKELARQVAKVDYRLLIASAYSGFIVWHGGLAGSIPLTIATPGHFSEELIGIIPTSATIFSTFNLVIVVALFVTLPILNRLMMNNKEAVHVDKSLLVEDEVSKQAATEEITPATRMENSVILSMATGLLGITFILYYISQNGFSLNLNIVNFIFLFLGILFHKTPRNFLDSVANAVKNAGGIIIQFPFYAGIMGMMVASGLAGLMSEWFVVISTETTFPLFAFISAGIVNFFVPSGGGQWAVQAPIMLEAGSNLGVSAAKTAMAVAWGDAWTNMIQPFWALPALAIAGLKAKDIMGFCIIVLFVSGFIIGLGLLFF
- a CDS encoding response regulator transcription factor; translation: MKDHEFRPKPLLTKREKEVFDLLVQDKTTREIAQELFISEKTVRNHISNTMQKLGVKGRSQAVIELVRLGYLVI